The following are encoded in a window of Aerococcus sanguinicola genomic DNA:
- a CDS encoding 5'-methylthioadenosine/adenosylhomocysteine nucleosidase → MKIAIVAALTKEISYYLDEITDLEASQQAGVKIWRGHYQGHELAIAQCGIGKVNAALATTLLAMDGPDLIINNGSAGAVAKELAVGDLVLAQEAAYHDVDMTAFDQAYGQIEGLPARFQADSNYLSRFEQCLADQGETVNRGLVVSGDSFVASPAKVEEIAQHLPGALCTEMEGAAIAHVAYQFQVPFLIARAMSDTAEQDAAIDFDQFISEVGPKSARLTLDFIGQYLKD, encoded by the coding sequence TTGAAGATTGCCATTGTTGCAGCCTTGACCAAGGAAATTAGCTACTATTTAGATGAAATTACGGACCTCGAAGCTTCCCAGCAGGCAGGCGTTAAGATCTGGCGGGGCCATTACCAAGGCCACGAGCTTGCCATTGCCCAGTGTGGGATTGGCAAGGTCAATGCGGCCCTAGCGACAACTTTGCTGGCTATGGATGGGCCTGACCTGATTATTAATAATGGCTCGGCGGGGGCTGTCGCCAAGGAGCTCGCAGTGGGTGACCTGGTCCTTGCCCAGGAAGCAGCCTACCATGATGTTGACATGACCGCCTTTGACCAGGCTTATGGCCAGATTGAGGGCTTGCCTGCCCGTTTCCAAGCAGATTCCAATTACCTTTCACGTTTCGAACAATGCCTGGCTGACCAGGGGGAGACGGTCAACCGAGGTCTGGTCGTTTCAGGGGATAGCTTCGTAGCTAGCCCAGCCAAGGTGGAAGAGATTGCCCAGCATCTTCCAGGTGCCCTCTGTACCGAGATGGAAGGAGCGGCGATTGCCCATGTCGCCTATCAGTTCCAGGTTCCTTTCCTGATTGCCCGGGCCATGTCAGACACTGCCGAGCAGGATGCAGCCATTGACTTTGACCAATTTATTTCTGAAGTAGGCCCTAAGAGCGCCCGGTTGACCCTGGACTTTATTGGCCAATATTTGAAAGATTAA
- a CDS encoding NUDIX hydrolase produces MEFGEKTLSSEVIYEGSLLTLEKQTVEIFNGEKANREIIHHAPAVGIIAIDEDQRLVLVKQFRKAIERPILEIPAGLVDPGEDFLAAAQRELEEETQLQAEDWQTLDKFYVSPGYLDEYLQIYSCRGLETVSNPRPQDADEHIEVFRLSLSEAKQAAASGEICDMKTIYAIQYLEKQLLKEGNHG; encoded by the coding sequence ATGGAATTTGGTGAAAAAACTTTAAGCAGTGAAGTGATTTATGAGGGGAGTCTACTGACCCTAGAGAAGCAGACCGTGGAGATTTTCAATGGCGAAAAGGCTAATCGCGAAATCATCCATCATGCCCCAGCAGTTGGCATTATAGCCATCGATGAGGACCAGCGGCTGGTCTTGGTTAAGCAATTCCGTAAGGCTATTGAGCGGCCGATTCTTGAGATTCCAGCTGGTTTAGTTGATCCCGGGGAAGATTTCCTCGCCGCTGCCCAGCGTGAACTGGAAGAGGAGACCCAGCTTCAGGCCGAGGACTGGCAGACCCTGGATAAATTTTATGTTTCGCCCGGCTACTTGGATGAATACCTGCAGATCTACTCTTGTCGCGGCTTAGAAACAGTGAGCAATCCTAGACCCCAGGATGCGGATGAACATATCGAAGTCTTCCGTCTCAGCCTGAGTGAAGCCAAGCAAGCAGCCGCTAGCGGGGAAATCTGTGACATGAAGACCATCTATGCCATCCAATACTTAGAAAAGCAACTATTGAAGGAAGGAAACCATGGCTAA
- a CDS encoding 5-bromo-4-chloroindolyl phosphate hydrolysis family protein has protein sequence MKKICKRTWDQVLYSPFNVLLILAAWWLDLKFWPTLATILLVNFAICYYLEKRNSAPHLSRKNYQHYKEHGLSDQDIQYFRQEMATSLEQIERILALLAQTGRKSHGQVKAQAIKAYFHAIQQEPHLLADSADFRYQLLPSLEKELRHYQLLTTAREDASELAASREELDRLGKEIQASYKDFLTLTI, from the coding sequence ATGAAGAAAATATGTAAACGAACTTGGGACCAGGTCCTCTACAGTCCCTTCAATGTTTTATTGATTCTAGCGGCCTGGTGGCTAGACTTAAAGTTCTGGCCGACCCTAGCGACCATCCTGCTAGTCAACTTTGCCATCTGCTACTATCTTGAAAAACGAAATTCAGCCCCCCATCTCTCCCGGAAAAACTACCAGCACTATAAGGAACATGGTCTGTCCGACCAAGACATCCAGTATTTTCGCCAGGAGATGGCAACTAGCCTAGAGCAAATCGAACGCATCCTAGCCCTTCTCGCCCAAACAGGCAGGAAGTCGCATGGTCAAGTCAAGGCCCAAGCGATCAAGGCCTACTTCCATGCCATCCAGCAAGAGCCCCACTTATTGGCTGATTCAGCGGACTTTCGCTACCAGCTCCTCCCTAGCTTAGAGAAGGAATTGCGCCACTACCAACTCTTAACCACAGCTCGGGAAGACGCTAGTGAACTGGCTGCCAGCCGCGAAGAACTCGACCGCTTAGGCAAGGAGATCCAAGCATCTTACAAAGACTTTCTTACCCTCACGATCTAG
- a CDS encoding toxic anion resistance protein, translating to MTQNNFSNDFDDLLAQPFALDQEEGELQPQAQKQETSLFDRLSDKEKQQAQAMAKMIDEKNMSGLTAYGSKAQSKLNQFSHAMIDQVRNKDTGEIGVSLRQLMDRLNESELNKLQQKETNPIKRFFNRSKLSLYEANAKFQQVAVQVDQIADQLDRHQAQLLKDNQDLDGLYDENYEFFKVLNIYIAAAQLKYQELQEELIPQKVQEAQAADNQMVAQELADLRQFASRLEKRIYDLKLTRQVSIQQAPQIRLIQNTNQALAEKIQSSVHTAIPLWKNQMAIQLSLQRQSDALKAQQAVTDTTNQLLRQNADMLEQSSLEISRENERGIVDIETLEHVQKSLVHTIEETFQIQQEGRKKRQEAEGRLLNMEDRLKESLLKDMDRRQA from the coding sequence ATGACTCAGAATAATTTTTCTAATGATTTCGATGACCTATTAGCCCAGCCTTTTGCCCTTGACCAGGAGGAAGGAGAGCTCCAGCCCCAAGCTCAAAAGCAGGAGACAAGTCTCTTCGACCGCTTGTCGGATAAGGAGAAACAGCAAGCCCAGGCCATGGCCAAGATGATTGACGAAAAGAATATGTCCGGCCTGACCGCTTACGGCAGCAAGGCCCAGTCCAAGCTCAACCAATTCTCCCATGCCATGATCGACCAGGTGCGCAATAAGGATACTGGAGAGATTGGGGTCAGCCTGCGCCAGCTCATGGATCGCTTAAATGAGAGCGAGTTGAACAAGCTCCAACAAAAAGAGACGAATCCCATCAAACGTTTCTTCAACCGGTCCAAGCTCTCTCTCTATGAGGCCAACGCCAAATTCCAACAAGTTGCCGTCCAAGTCGACCAAATCGCTGACCAATTAGACCGCCACCAGGCCCAACTGCTCAAGGACAACCAAGACCTGGATGGCCTCTATGACGAAAACTATGAATTCTTCAAGGTGCTGAATATCTATATTGCGGCAGCCCAGCTCAAGTACCAAGAGCTCCAAGAAGAATTGATCCCTCAAAAAGTTCAAGAAGCCCAGGCAGCAGACAATCAAATGGTCGCCCAAGAACTCGCCGACCTTCGTCAATTCGCCAGCCGCCTCGAGAAGCGGATCTACGACCTCAAGTTAACCCGCCAAGTCTCTATCCAGCAAGCACCGCAGATCCGCCTGATCCAAAATACCAACCAGGCTCTGGCTGAAAAGATCCAGTCCTCAGTTCACACGGCCATCCCCCTCTGGAAGAACCAGATGGCGATCCAACTCTCCCTCCAGCGGCAGAGCGATGCCCTCAAGGCCCAACAAGCAGTTACAGATACAACTAACCAGCTCCTCCGTCAGAATGCGGATATGTTGGAACAATCTAGCTTAGAGATCAGCCGGGAAAATGAGCGGGGCATCGTCGACATCGAAACCCTCGAGCATGTCCAAAAGAGCCTGGTCCATACCATTGAAGAGACCTTCCAAATCCAACAAGAAGGCCGGAAGAAGCGCCAAGAAGCAGAAGGCCGACTCCTCAATATGGAAGACCGACTCAAAGAAAGCTTGCTCAAAGATATGGACCGTCGCCAGGCCTAG
- a CDS encoding GlsB/YeaQ/YmgE family stress response membrane protein — protein MNHMLWTLIWGGIVGAIAGWIAGKDIPFRIIGNIVAGLIGSWIGGKLLPVFGPVWGGIAIIPSIIGAVILVILVSWLMRRFA, from the coding sequence ATGAATCACATGCTTTGGACACTTATCTGGGGCGGTATCGTTGGTGCAATCGCAGGATGGATTGCAGGCAAGGATATCCCATTTAGAATTATCGGTAACATCGTTGCTGGTCTCATCGGCAGCTGGATTGGCGGTAAACTCCTACCCGTCTTCGGCCCAGTTTGGGGCGGAATTGCTATTATTCCATCCATCATTGGCGCCGTTATCTTAGTCATCTTAGTTTCTTGGCTCATGCGCCGCTTCGCATAA
- a CDS encoding cold-shock protein, which translates to MYQGIVKSYSADKGYGFIDLPQNPEEDSLFFHASALQGAFSHQLKAGQKLRFEIAEGERGPQAVNIHLDQ; encoded by the coding sequence ATGTACCAAGGAATCGTGAAATCTTATTCAGCTGATAAGGGGTATGGTTTTATCGACCTCCCACAAAATCCCGAAGAAGATAGTCTTTTCTTCCATGCTTCTGCCCTCCAAGGTGCCTTTAGCCACCAACTCAAAGCAGGGCAAAAGCTCCGCTTTGAAATTGCGGAAGGAGAGCGTGGCCCACAGGCAGTGAACATTCATCTTGACCAATAA
- the ileS gene encoding isoleucine--tRNA ligase — MKMKETLNLGKTKFPMRGNLPVKEVERQKEWEEQDIYGKRQALNKDKTPFVLHDGPPYANGAIHIGHAMNKIAKDIIVRSKSMSGYRAPYVPGWDTHGLPIEQAVTNSGVDRKALSTAEFRKICEDYAWKQIEGQKEDFKRLGVAGEWDNPYVTLDPKFEEEQIRVFGKMAAKGLIYKGKRPVYWSPSSESTLAEAEVEYRDVESPSIYVAFKLKDGQGKLPEDSELVIWTTTPWTLPANLGISVHPDFIYSLVEVDGRHFVIAKELLEDVAETLGWEDYQEIDEIKGSEMDRMVAQHPFYDRDSLVMVGTHVTADSGTGLVHTAPGHGEDDFYIGQAYGLDALSPIDDQGCYTDEAPGLEGVFYEDGNEKVLDKLKEVGALLHVSYFTHSYPHDWRTKKPVIYRATPQWFCSVDKIRDRSLEAIENEVDWLHPSGEKRIYNMIRDRGDWVISRQRVWGVPLPIFYAEDGQEIISEETINHVAELVGEHGSNVWFEWEAKDLLPEGFSHPGSPNGQFTKEMDIMDVWFDSGSTHAGVLGTRDNLTFPADLYLEGSDQYRGWFNSSLLTSVAVNDQAPYRAVLSQGFVNDGEGRKMSKSLGNTVSPNDVCKQRGADILRLWVTSADTLYDVRISDDILGQVSEAYRKIRNTIRFMLGNLTDFKPSENAVSYDNLDPIDQFMLNKLNELVKEVEAAYDRYDFMTVYQGILNFLTTEMSSFYLDYSKDVTYIELADSPARRKMQTVMYQVVRDLTLLLTPVIPHTTEEIWQYLDEEEDYAQLAEFPELKVYSNSQELLDFWNAFLDFRDDVNKSLEEARNAKLIGKSLEADLIIYADADTQSKLAQVGDQLRTYLIVSQVEIKPLEEKSDQAHDYGHYALEVTQADGEVCQRCRGVYPSVGQIPEAPTLCQRCYDIVSEHFPQALVEEEE, encoded by the coding sequence ATGAAGATGAAAGAAACCCTTAATTTAGGGAAAACTAAGTTCCCAATGCGCGGGAACCTACCAGTTAAAGAAGTTGAACGACAAAAAGAATGGGAAGAACAAGATATCTATGGTAAGCGCCAAGCCTTAAACAAGGACAAGACACCCTTTGTCCTCCACGATGGCCCTCCCTATGCTAATGGGGCGATCCACATTGGCCACGCCATGAATAAGATTGCTAAGGATATTATTGTCCGGTCCAAGTCTATGTCAGGCTACCGGGCACCTTATGTACCAGGCTGGGATACCCACGGCCTGCCTATTGAACAAGCTGTCACCAATTCCGGTGTGGACCGCAAAGCCTTGTCAACCGCAGAATTCCGTAAAATCTGCGAAGACTATGCCTGGAAACAAATTGAAGGACAAAAGGAAGACTTCAAACGTTTAGGCGTTGCTGGAGAATGGGACAATCCTTATGTGACCTTGGATCCGAAATTTGAAGAAGAACAAATCCGTGTCTTCGGTAAGATGGCTGCCAAGGGCCTCATTTATAAGGGCAAGCGTCCAGTTTACTGGTCACCATCCAGTGAATCAACCCTAGCCGAAGCTGAAGTTGAATACCGGGATGTGGAATCTCCAAGTATCTACGTGGCCTTCAAGCTAAAGGATGGCCAGGGCAAGTTGCCAGAAGATAGCGAACTCGTGATCTGGACCACGACCCCTTGGACCTTACCAGCCAACCTCGGGATCTCCGTCCACCCTGACTTTATCTATTCGCTTGTTGAAGTGGATGGCCGTCATTTCGTGATTGCTAAGGAGCTCTTAGAAGACGTAGCGGAAACTTTAGGCTGGGAAGACTACCAAGAAATTGATGAAATTAAAGGCTCTGAAATGGACCGCATGGTGGCCCAGCATCCTTTCTATGACCGGGATTCCCTCGTTATGGTAGGGACCCACGTCACCGCAGATTCCGGTACTGGCCTGGTCCACACCGCTCCTGGCCACGGGGAAGACGACTTTTATATTGGCCAAGCTTACGGTTTAGACGCCCTATCGCCAATTGACGACCAAGGTTGCTATACTGACGAAGCTCCTGGCCTAGAAGGTGTCTTCTATGAAGATGGGAATGAAAAAGTCCTCGACAAGTTAAAAGAAGTTGGGGCCTTGCTCCATGTGTCTTACTTCACCCACAGCTACCCTCATGACTGGCGGACCAAGAAACCGGTCATCTACCGGGCAACCCCACAATGGTTCTGCTCCGTTGATAAGATCCGTGACCGTTCGCTTGAAGCCATTGAGAATGAAGTGGACTGGCTCCATCCTTCTGGTGAAAAACGCATCTACAATATGATCCGCGACCGGGGCGACTGGGTTATCTCCCGCCAACGGGTATGGGGTGTACCGCTCCCTATCTTCTATGCCGAAGATGGCCAAGAAATCATTAGCGAAGAAACCATTAACCATGTGGCAGAGCTTGTCGGTGAACACGGTTCTAATGTCTGGTTCGAATGGGAGGCTAAGGACTTACTTCCTGAAGGCTTCAGCCATCCTGGTTCACCCAATGGCCAATTTACCAAGGAAATGGACATCATGGATGTTTGGTTTGATTCTGGCTCAACCCACGCCGGCGTCTTAGGGACACGGGATAATTTAACCTTCCCAGCTGACCTCTATCTAGAAGGTTCTGACCAATACCGGGGCTGGTTTAACTCAAGTCTGTTAACCTCAGTTGCTGTTAACGACCAAGCACCTTACCGGGCCGTACTTTCCCAAGGTTTCGTTAATGATGGGGAAGGACGCAAGATGAGTAAGTCTTTAGGTAATACCGTGTCACCAAATGATGTCTGCAAGCAACGCGGAGCCGATATCCTGAGACTCTGGGTAACTTCTGCCGATACCTTATACGATGTGCGGATTTCTGACGATATCCTCGGCCAAGTGTCTGAAGCTTACCGCAAGATCCGCAACACGATCCGCTTCATGTTGGGTAACCTGACCGACTTCAAGCCAAGTGAAAATGCTGTCAGCTATGACAACTTAGACCCAATCGACCAATTCATGCTCAACAAGCTCAATGAACTGGTTAAAGAAGTAGAAGCTGCCTATGACCGCTATGACTTCATGACCGTCTACCAAGGCATCCTCAACTTCCTGACAACGGAAATGTCCAGCTTCTACCTGGATTATTCCAAGGATGTAACTTATATTGAATTAGCGGATAGCCCAGCCCGTCGGAAGATGCAGACCGTAATGTACCAAGTCGTTAGAGACCTGACCCTCTTGCTCACACCAGTTATCCCACATACGACTGAAGAAATCTGGCAATATCTGGATGAAGAAGAAGACTATGCCCAATTGGCTGAATTCCCTGAGCTAAAAGTCTACAGCAACAGCCAAGAATTATTGGACTTCTGGAATGCCTTCCTCGATTTCCGTGACGATGTCAACAAGAGCTTGGAAGAAGCTAGAAATGCCAAGTTAATCGGGAAGTCACTTGAAGCTGACCTGATTATCTATGCCGATGCGGATACCCAAAGCAAACTGGCCCAAGTTGGCGACCAACTCCGGACCTATTTGATTGTCTCACAAGTTGAAATCAAGCCGCTAGAAGAGAAGTCTGACCAAGCCCATGACTATGGCCACTATGCCTTGGAAGTGACCCAGGCAGACGGTGAAGTTTGCCAACGTTGCCGGGGCGTTTACCCAAGCGTGGGTCAAATCCCTGAAGCACCAACGCTTTGCCAACGCTGCTATGACATTGTCAGCGAACACTTCCCTCAAGCCTTAGTAGAAGAAGAGGAGTAA
- a CDS encoding DivIVA domain-containing protein, producing the protein MNASDLKDKTFKSKLSGYDKQEVDSFLQEVRHAMDNLETLNQYMQQEIFEKNAELDEFRGKESALNRSIVVAQEAADKLREEALNEAELIVSRAEESANELLTQAAERAVAVDTETTYLQQHGQVLRGQLLGLIHNSQQSLEDERWDKIFTAREEARGDCPNLEELIADLDLPVRNDKAAEIFDLANAQVDEAKQKEEFFNNDQVAVMPDEVKEVLEPEDVEHLTQGQAAQEEAPSQEGIGAAPEEKQALVFKNADEPDD; encoded by the coding sequence GTGAATGCAAGTGATTTAAAGGATAAAACCTTCAAGAGTAAATTATCAGGCTATGACAAACAAGAGGTGGACAGCTTCCTGCAAGAAGTGAGACACGCCATGGATAATCTGGAAACCTTAAACCAGTACATGCAGCAAGAAATCTTCGAAAAAAATGCTGAATTGGATGAATTCCGGGGCAAGGAATCAGCCCTCAACCGGTCCATTGTGGTGGCCCAAGAAGCCGCAGATAAATTGCGGGAAGAAGCTCTCAACGAGGCTGAACTAATTGTTAGCCGGGCTGAAGAGTCGGCCAATGAGCTCTTGACCCAGGCAGCAGAACGAGCTGTGGCTGTCGATACCGAAACAACCTATCTCCAACAGCACGGCCAGGTGCTCAGGGGCCAGCTCTTAGGGCTCATCCACAATAGCCAACAGAGCTTAGAAGATGAGCGTTGGGATAAGATTTTCACCGCTCGCGAAGAAGCCCGGGGCGACTGCCCTAACCTTGAAGAATTGATCGCTGACTTGGATCTGCCTGTACGCAACGACAAGGCGGCAGAAATCTTCGACCTGGCCAATGCCCAAGTCGATGAAGCCAAGCAGAAGGAAGAATTCTTCAACAATGACCAAGTGGCTGTCATGCCTGATGAAGTCAAGGAGGTCCTCGAGCCCGAAGATGTTGAGCACCTCACCCAAGGCCAAGCCGCCCAAGAAGAAGCGCCAAGCCAGGAGGGAATAGGGGCAGCCCCTGAAGAAAAGCAAGCATTAGTCTTTAAGAATGCGGATGAGCCGGACGATTAA
- a CDS encoding RNA-binding protein, whose product MSGDLFQHFPAEEKNFVEQVLDWQGQVLDQYRPILSDFLDPREQVIAQTVLGQSHSDYRYAFWGGYDQAERQRLLIYPPYLEAEEVDYDLVLVEISYAKKFNQLSHRQVLGSLLGQGLERKVLGDILSDGERWQFITSQELLPFFIQEVDRVGRAKVALQPIPWSDRVQSQENWQERPISAASLRLDLVLAEALNLSRTKAKSLVQAKGIKQNWQVQDRVDREVAVGDTLSVRGYGRLYIDQILGQSKKGKVRLAIQYLANQ is encoded by the coding sequence TTGTCGGGAGACCTATTCCAACATTTTCCTGCAGAAGAAAAAAATTTCGTCGAACAAGTGCTAGACTGGCAAGGCCAGGTTCTTGACCAATACCGGCCTATTTTGTCCGACTTTCTCGATCCGAGAGAACAGGTGATTGCCCAAACAGTTCTGGGCCAGTCCCATTCAGACTATCGCTATGCCTTCTGGGGAGGCTATGACCAGGCCGAGCGCCAGCGTCTCTTGATCTATCCTCCTTATCTTGAAGCGGAAGAAGTGGACTATGACTTGGTCCTGGTTGAGATTTCCTATGCCAAGAAGTTTAACCAGCTGAGTCACCGCCAAGTTCTGGGCAGTTTGTTGGGACAGGGGCTGGAGCGCAAGGTCTTGGGAGATATCCTTAGCGATGGCGAGCGATGGCAATTCATTACCAGCCAAGAGCTCTTGCCTTTCTTCATCCAAGAAGTCGATCGGGTGGGCCGGGCCAAGGTGGCGCTCCAGCCCATCCCTTGGTCAGACCGCGTCCAGAGCCAGGAGAACTGGCAAGAGCGGCCTATTAGTGCGGCCTCCTTGCGCTTGGACCTGGTCCTGGCTGAAGCCCTTAACTTGTCTCGAACCAAGGCCAAGTCACTGGTCCAAGCTAAGGGCATTAAGCAGAACTGGCAGGTCCAAGACCGGGTAGACCGGGAAGTGGCTGTTGGCGATACTCTCAGTGTCCGCGGCTACGGCCGGCTCTATATTGACCAGATCCTCGGCCAGTCCAAGAAGGGCAAGGTCCGCTTGGCCATCCAGTATTTAGCGAATCAATGA
- a CDS encoding YggT family protein, translated as MTNIIWLLQELIQLYSFVLIIYALLSWFPGARDSKLGQLINNLAEPYISFFDSFIPSLGGISFNVVIGLLVLQLAQRGLTIFY; from the coding sequence ATGACTAATATCATTTGGTTACTACAAGAACTGATCCAGCTCTACAGCTTTGTCCTCATTATTTATGCCCTTCTCTCCTGGTTTCCCGGCGCAAGAGATAGCAAGTTAGGACAATTGATCAATAACCTGGCCGAGCCCTACATCTCCTTCTTTGATTCCTTCATTCCTTCACTCGGAGGAATTAGTTTCAATGTAGTCATTGGCCTGCTCGTGCTCCAATTAGCCCAACGCGGCCTGACAATCTTTTATTAA
- a CDS encoding cell division protein SepF: MAFKDFVQSIFINDDQEVEDYAFDDDLAASPEAADALAREDFETEEDVQMADQAKKTNQKLIRMDGGRQASQQTIQIFLPRIFGEAERIGDLLLEGKGVILNFDRMDDADARRFIDYIAGVVFAIHGDMQRIGQDVFLAVPATIDIQGVYEDQVDPSHYRYESDRRYDPFKEEQDIHD, translated from the coding sequence ATGGCATTTAAAGACTTTGTGCAATCGATTTTTATCAATGACGACCAAGAGGTGGAGGACTACGCCTTCGACGATGACCTAGCTGCTTCCCCAGAAGCAGCAGATGCCTTGGCTAGAGAAGATTTTGAAACGGAGGAGGATGTTCAGATGGCTGACCAAGCAAAGAAGACCAATCAAAAACTAATTCGCATGGATGGGGGCCGTCAAGCAAGTCAACAGACGATTCAAATCTTCCTGCCGAGAATTTTTGGCGAAGCGGAGCGCATCGGAGACCTTCTTCTAGAAGGCAAGGGTGTGATCTTGAACTTTGACCGGATGGATGATGCTGATGCTCGCCGCTTTATCGACTATATCGCGGGTGTGGTCTTTGCCATCCATGGTGACATGCAGCGGATTGGCCAGGATGTCTTCCTAGCTGTTCCGGCGACGATTGACATCCAAGGGGTCTACGAAGACCAAGTCGATCCGAGCCACTACCGCTACGAGTCCGACCGCCGCTATGACCCTTTCAAGGAGGAACAAGACATCCATGACTAA
- a CDS encoding YggS family pyridoxal phosphate-dependent enzyme translates to MTYQDNVQAVRQRIQTVQQESALSSKDVRLICVSKYHSVEETMSLYQVGLRDYAENYVDGLLEKKAAMPDDCVWHLIGPLQSRKVKDVINEVDYFHALDRLKIAKEIQKRADHVVKCFVQVNVSGEESKSGIAPEELEAFIEGLAKFDKVEVVGLMTMAPHDASDEAIHSYFGRLRELGQSVQAKDLSYAPCQELSMGMSSDYPLAVAEGATFVRIGSALYQE, encoded by the coding sequence ATGACCTACCAAGATAATGTACAGGCCGTTCGCCAACGGATTCAAACTGTGCAGCAGGAATCAGCCTTGTCCTCTAAGGATGTCAGGCTGATTTGTGTTTCTAAGTACCATTCGGTGGAAGAGACCATGTCCCTCTACCAAGTGGGCCTGAGAGACTATGCTGAGAATTATGTGGATGGTCTTTTAGAGAAGAAGGCAGCTATGCCTGATGACTGTGTCTGGCACTTAATCGGCCCCTTGCAATCGCGTAAGGTCAAGGATGTTATTAATGAAGTGGACTACTTCCATGCTTTGGACCGGTTAAAGATTGCTAAAGAGATTCAAAAGCGGGCCGACCATGTCGTCAAGTGCTTCGTCCAGGTCAATGTGTCAGGGGAAGAAAGCAAGTCAGGGATTGCTCCAGAAGAATTAGAAGCTTTTATCGAGGGCCTGGCCAAGTTTGACAAAGTGGAAGTGGTCGGTTTAATGACCATGGCTCCCCATGATGCCAGCGATGAGGCCATCCATAGCTACTTTGGCCGCTTGCGTGAGTTGGGGCAAAGTGTCCAAGCTAAAGACCTCAGTTATGCTCCTTGCCAGGAACTGAGCATGGGAATGAGTTCGGACTATCCCTTGGCTGTTGCTGAAGGGGCGACCTTTGTTCGGATTGGCTCTGCCTTGTACCAAGAATAA